GATAGAAAAAGATTATTAATTAACATACCCAAAATAATGATTTTATGGTTTAATATGTCATAATATTTTTATTTTTCAACAGTATAAAAGGTTAAAAAAATGAGTTGGATTGAAAGAATTTTAGGTACAAAATCATCTCAAAGTAGTAAAGCAAGTATTCCAGAAGGTGTTTGGACGAAGTGTACTAGCTGTCAGCAGATTTTGTATGTTGAAGATTTAAAACGTAATATGCAGGTGTGCCCAAAATGTGATCACCATATGCGAATTAATGCACGTGTTCGTTTATTAAGTTTATTAGATGAAGAGAGTGCTGAAGAAATTGCGGCAGAATTAGAGCCTCAAGATATTTTAAAATTTAAAGATTTGAAAAAATATAAAGATCGTTTAAGTGCCGCTCAAAAACATACTGGTGAAAAAGATGCGTTAATTGCGATGTCAGGTAATATTTATAGTATGCCAGTGGTTGTTGCTGCCTTTGATTTTGAGTTTATGGGTGGGTCAATGGGTACAACTGTAGGCAAAAAGTTTGTACTGGCAGCAGAAAAAGCCCTTGAAGAAAAGATTCCTTTTATCTGTTTTGCAGCCTCAGGTGGTGCAAGAATGCAAGAGGCATTGTTCTCATTAATGCAAATGGCAAAAACCAGTGCGATATTAGCTAAGTTGAAAGAAGAAGGTGTTCCTTTTATTTCAGTAATGACAGATCCAACATTTGGTGGTGTATCAGCAAGTTTTGCAATGCTTGGAGATATTAATATTGCAGAGCCAAAAGCATTAATTGGATTTGCAGGTGCTCGAGTGATTGAACAGACTGTTCGTGAAACACTGCCAGACGGTTTTCAGCGAGCAGAGTTTTTATTAGAGCACGGAGCCTTAGATATGATTGTGCATCGTAAAAAAATGCGAGATACACTCGCAAGTCTGATTGCGAAGATGACACATCAGCCTTCTCCTTTTTCTAATAAGATTGTATGTATTGAATCGGATATCGTTGAAGAAGTACAATAATGACAGCAATATTACCTCAAGCCACGGATTCTTTGGAAACGTGGCTTTCCTATTTAGAAACAAGTCATTGTAAAGCCATTGACTTAGGTTTAGAGCGTGTAAAATCTGTTGCTTATGAGTTAGATTTACTTAAACCTGCTCCTTATGTGATTACGGTTGCGGGTACAAATGGCAAAGGCTCGACTTGTAAATTTTTAGAAGCAGCATTACTGAAAGCAGGTAAGCGAGTAGGTGTCTATGCTTCACCACATTTGATACGTTACAACGAGCGTGTCAGAATTCAAGGTGAGTTATTGGATGATAAGGCTTATATTGATTCTTTTGTTAAAATCACAAAACATAAAAAAGTTTCTTTAAGCTATTTTGAATACAGCACCCTTTCTGCATTAGATTTATTCAAACAAGCCAATTTAGATATTGTTATTTTAGAAGTTGGACTCGGTGGGCGACTTGATGCTACCAATATTGTTGATCCTGATTTTGCTGTGATTACTTCTATTGATATTGATCACACTGCTTTTTTAGGTGATAACAGAGAGGATATTGGACGAGAAAAAGCAGGGATTTTTAGACCTCATATTCCTGTTGTGGTAGGGGAGAGTGATTGTCCAAATAGCATTATGGAACAGATTAAATCGCTACAGTGTCACTCTTTTGTTTGTGGAAAAAATTACAAATTTTTAATAGAATCTGACCGCTTGGTATGGCAATCTGACAAAGTC
This DNA window, taken from Pasteurella skyensis, encodes the following:
- the accD gene encoding acetyl-CoA carboxylase, carboxyltransferase subunit beta; translation: MSWIERILGTKSSQSSKASIPEGVWTKCTSCQQILYVEDLKRNMQVCPKCDHHMRINARVRLLSLLDEESAEEIAAELEPQDILKFKDLKKYKDRLSAAQKHTGEKDALIAMSGNIYSMPVVVAAFDFEFMGGSMGTTVGKKFVLAAEKALEEKIPFICFAASGGARMQEALFSLMQMAKTSAILAKLKEEGVPFISVMTDPTFGGVSASFAMLGDINIAEPKALIGFAGARVIEQTVRETLPDGFQRAEFLLEHGALDMIVHRKKMRDTLASLIAKMTHQPSPFSNKIVCIESDIVEEVQ
- the folC gene encoding bifunctional tetrahydrofolate synthase/dihydrofolate synthase, giving the protein MTAILPQATDSLETWLSYLETSHCKAIDLGLERVKSVAYELDLLKPAPYVITVAGTNGKGSTCKFLEAALLKAGKRVGVYASPHLIRYNERVRIQGELLDDKAYIDSFVKITKHKKVSLSYFEYSTLSALDLFKQANLDIVILEVGLGGRLDATNIVDPDFAVITSIDIDHTAFLGDNREDIGREKAGIFRPHIPVVVGESDCPNSIMEQIKSLQCHSFVCGKNYKFLIESDRLVWQSDKVSLTDLALPKIPAINVATALAVLTNLPFKISEDIIKETVLETELTGRFQYLTPQDFTDFSHQPPLAQVIIDVGHNPHATRYVASQLAQLKQPNQKVYAVFSVLKDKDLKGIVEPLNTLIDEWHCVTLRCFRGQSGQMILEKMVKTLPNVTAYHYENMEQTIQKVFNIATENDIILVFGSFHTVSDFLLLIKH